One segment of Rosa chinensis cultivar Old Blush chromosome 6, RchiOBHm-V2, whole genome shotgun sequence DNA contains the following:
- the LOC112173551 gene encoding 2-hydroxyisoflavanone dehydratase, with the protein MAAAGDHSDVEHVFRFFRVHKDGTIHRTHQSFDKIPAADDLTTGVRSKDVTISTDPPVSARIFVPKSADPTRKLPLLFYVHGGGFCMQSAFSSRYHGYVSTICSSADVIAVSVEYGLFPTRPIPACYEDSWAALQWVAAHANGTGSDQWLNEYADLNRVFIGGESAGGNITHTLVSRVGSVGLPGVKVVGAILSHPYFGGTDDDKMWLYMNKENEGLQDRRLKPAAEDLRRLGCEKVLVFVAELDHLNGVGKSYVEELKKSGWKGSVEMKENKGKDHCFHLHDTKDEQAVDLVKTVCSFINS; encoded by the coding sequence TCCGACGTCGAACACGTCTTCCGCTTCTTCCGCGTCCACAAAGACGGCACCATCCACCGAACCCATCAATCCTTCGACAAAATCCCAGCCGCCGACGACCTAACCACCGGCGTCCGCTCCAAAGACGTCACCATCTCCACCGACCCACCAGTCTCCGCCCGCATCTTCGTCCCCAAATccgccgacccgacccgaaaaCTCCCCCTCCTCTTCTACGTCCACGGCGGCGGCTTCTGCATGCAGTCCGCCTTCTCCTCCAGATACCACGGCTACGTCTCCACCATCTGCTCTTCCGCCGACGTCATCGCCGTCTCGGTCGAGTACGGACTCTTCCCGACCCGGCCCATACCCGCTTGCTACGAGGACTCCTGGGCCGCTCTCCAATGGGTCGCGGCTCACGCGAACGGAACCGGGTCGGATCAATGGCTAAACGAGTACGCCGACTTGAACCGCGTGTTCATCGGCGGGGAAAGCGCGGGAGGGAACATAACACACACTCTGGTGTCCCGGGTCGGATCCGTCGGGTTACCCGGAGTGAAAGTGGTGGGGGCGATTCTATCGCATCCCTACTTCGGCGGGACCGATGATGATAAGATGTGGCTTTACATGAACAAGGAGAATGAAGGGTTGCAGGATAGGAGGCTGAAGCCGGCCGCGGAGGATCTGAGGCGGCTCGGGTGTGAGAAGGTGCTGGTGTTTGTGGCGGAGCTGGATCATTTGAACGGAGTGGGGAAGAGTTATGTGGAGGAGCTGAAGAAGAGTGGGTGGAAAGGGAGTGTGGAGATGAAGGAGAATAAGGGGAAGGACCATTGCTTTCATTTGCATGACACAAAGGATGAGCAGGCTGTGGATTTGGTGAAGACAGTATGTTCTTTCATTAATTCATAG